The Haloplanus salinarum genome includes a region encoding these proteins:
- a CDS encoding amino acid ABC transporter substrate-binding protein: MSEGDSHGNERDDRSVTVPRRRMLGTLGAAGLGIVAGCSGGGGGGGDGGDGGDGGDGGDGGDGGDGTTTTTASSSSSEPITIGASAALTGKYSLEGTTMREGYQAWIQDVNENGGPLGDEPGLLGRDVELVTYDDQSDPSRAVNLYQRLINQDEVDVLMGPYSSAVSTSVIPIIEQNQKACVMPMMSDTSVLSERDVSYITQAIAPSGTYVKGAIDIAASNGAENLAVVYEDSAFPTSVAEGHIPYAEEQGLEVVHNEAYPKDINDYTPIMNKVQSAGADIVIGGGYTPDAVGLTNAAQSIGFSPGIFGWVVGSQVPGYYESVGGAAHGVTGDLFWAPWFEVPHNEAFTDSFMSVHSGKYESTSDIDYHSAGGYAGMMVMAEAIRTVGELDQAAIAEQLHELELGIPFANGVYEVDDQGIQVGQAPSLGQWQEAEDGLEREAVWPDEYATAEPVYPHPGW, translated from the coding sequence ATGTCAGAGGGTGACTCCCACGGCAACGAACGAGACGATCGATCGGTAACCGTCCCGCGTCGTCGGATGCTCGGAACGCTCGGCGCCGCGGGCCTCGGAATCGTCGCTGGCTGTAGCGGCGGCGGTGGCGGTGGCGGCGACGGCGGCGACGGCGGCGACGGCGGTGACGGCGGTGACGGCGGTGATGGCGGTGACGGCACCACCACGACCACGGCGTCCTCGTCGTCGTCGGAGCCGATCACGATCGGGGCCAGCGCGGCGCTGACCGGCAAGTACTCCCTCGAAGGGACCACGATGCGGGAGGGGTACCAGGCGTGGATCCAGGACGTGAACGAGAACGGCGGCCCCCTCGGGGACGAACCCGGGCTCCTCGGTCGCGACGTGGAACTCGTCACGTACGACGACCAGTCCGACCCGTCCCGGGCGGTCAACCTCTACCAGCGTCTGATCAACCAAGACGAGGTCGACGTGCTCATGGGGCCGTACTCCAGTGCGGTGTCGACGTCGGTCATCCCGATCATCGAGCAGAACCAGAAGGCCTGTGTGATGCCGATGATGTCCGACACGAGCGTCCTCTCCGAGCGTGACGTCAGTTACATCACGCAGGCGATCGCCCCATCGGGGACGTACGTGAAGGGTGCGATCGACATCGCGGCCTCGAACGGCGCCGAGAACCTCGCGGTGGTCTACGAGGACTCGGCGTTCCCGACGAGCGTCGCGGAGGGGCACATCCCGTACGCCGAAGAGCAGGGCCTGGAGGTCGTCCACAATGAGGCCTACCCCAAGGACATCAACGACTACACCCCGATCATGAACAAGGTCCAGTCGGCGGGGGCGGACATCGTCATCGGCGGCGGGTACACGCCCGACGCGGTCGGACTGACGAACGCCGCCCAGTCGATCGGCTTCAGCCCGGGCATCTTCGGGTGGGTCGTCGGCTCGCAGGTCCCCGGCTACTACGAGTCGGTCGGCGGGGCCGCACACGGGGTCACCGGCGACCTCTTCTGGGCGCCGTGGTTCGAGGTGCCGCACAACGAGGCGTTCACAGACTCGTTCATGAGTGTCCACAGCGGCAAGTACGAGTCGACGAGCGACATCGACTACCACTCGGCCGGTGGCTACGCGGGCATGATGGTCATGGCCGAGGCGATCCGCACGGTCGGCGAACTCGACCAGGCCGCCATCGCCGAGCAGCTCCACGAACTGGAGCTCGGCATCCCGTTCGCGAACGGGGTGTACGAGGTCGACGACCAGGGGATCCAGGTCGGACAGGCGCCGAGCCTCGGCCAGTGGCAGGAAGCCGAGGACGGACTGGAGCGTGAGGCCGTCTGGCCCGACGAGTACGCCACCGCGGAGCCGGTCTACCCGCACCCCGGCTGGTAA
- a CDS encoding amidase, with protein MSDDSERMREVADRLGFEPPAEVVEWCLDTARSLRETADELDEAGTVAVTTDPDVEPSDERGAFLATYDEPRRESETGPLAGATVAVKDNIAAAGLPMTCGSDRVSATPESDAAVVERLLDAGGALVGKTNMDAFALGPSGEFSDYGRVENPVAADRVPGGTSSGSGVAVADGRVDAALGTDTGGSIRIPAACCGVVGIKPTHGYVPRHGFVSFGPSLDTIGPLARDVDTAARALAAVGGADHRDPTSAGDPPADPTDPLDRDGNVTVGMPEPFFEASDDAVAEAVRSAVDTADVRATPVSLSLGAVEAAYFLIGATEFIWYVDQDGTVRGQGPDYSTAVRAFVAASKETDLGDHITKRVLPSAYLDAETDGDVYRRARREAIAFERRVDAALADVDALVVPTIRTLPPEYGRMESIDDMLTLLGNTAPFNLSRHPATSVPVDAVDGLPVSAQVVGPRFEDFTTLSIAGRLAR; from the coding sequence GTGAGCGACGACTCGGAGCGGATGCGCGAGGTCGCGGACCGCCTCGGGTTCGAGCCGCCGGCCGAGGTGGTCGAGTGGTGTCTCGACACGGCGCGGTCGCTCCGCGAGACGGCCGACGAACTCGACGAAGCCGGGACCGTGGCGGTGACGACGGATCCCGACGTGGAGCCGAGCGACGAGCGGGGGGCGTTCCTCGCCACGTACGACGAGCCGCGACGCGAGTCGGAGACCGGGCCGCTGGCCGGGGCAACGGTCGCGGTCAAGGACAACATCGCCGCCGCGGGGCTGCCCATGACCTGTGGCTCGGACCGGGTTTCGGCGACCCCCGAATCGGACGCGGCCGTCGTCGAACGCCTCCTCGACGCCGGCGGGGCGCTGGTCGGCAAGACCAACATGGACGCGTTCGCCCTCGGGCCGAGCGGCGAGTTCAGCGACTACGGCCGGGTCGAGAACCCCGTCGCAGCCGACAGGGTTCCCGGCGGCACCTCCTCCGGGAGCGGCGTCGCCGTCGCGGACGGCCGGGTCGACGCGGCTCTGGGGACCGACACCGGCGGCTCGATCCGGATTCCGGCGGCGTGCTGTGGCGTCGTCGGCATCAAGCCCACGCACGGCTACGTCCCGCGCCACGGGTTCGTCTCGTTCGGCCCGTCGCTGGACACCATCGGTCCGCTAGCACGCGACGTCGACACCGCGGCCCGGGCGCTGGCGGCGGTGGGCGGCGCGGACCACCGTGATCCGACCTCGGCGGGCGACCCGCCGGCCGATCCGACCGACCCACTCGACCGGGACGGAAACGTGACCGTCGGGATGCCCGAACCCTTCTTCGAGGCGAGCGACGACGCGGTGGCCGAGGCCGTCCGCTCGGCCGTCGACACCGCGGACGTCCGGGCGACGCCGGTTTCCCTGTCCCTCGGCGCCGTCGAGGCGGCGTACTTCCTGATCGGCGCGACGGAGTTCATCTGGTACGTCGACCAGGACGGCACCGTGCGCGGCCAGGGGCCCGACTACTCGACGGCGGTGCGGGCGTTCGTCGCGGCGAGCAAGGAGACCGACCTCGGCGACCACATCACGAAGCGGGTGCTCCCCTCGGCGTATCTCGACGCCGAAACGGACGGCGACGTCTATCGACGGGCGCGGCGGGAGGCCATCGCGTTCGAACGGCGCGTCGACGCGGCGCTGGCCGACGTGGACGCGCTAGTCGTCCCCACGATACGGACCCTCCCGCCCGAATACGGGCGGATGGAGTCCATAGACGACATGCTGACGCTGCTCGGCAACACCGCACCGTTCAACCTCTCGCGACACCCGGCGACGTCCGTCCCGGTCGATGCGGTCGACGGTCTCCCCGTCAGCGCGCAGGTCGTCGGTCCGCGGTTCGAGGATTTCACCACGCTGTCGATAGCCGGGCGCCTCGCGAGGTAG